In Desulfomicrobium escambiense DSM 10707, one genomic interval encodes:
- a CDS encoding molybdopterin-dependent oxidoreductase: MTATKSVFSVCGMCTVRCPIQVDVRDGKAARIQGNEFSPLKGGLCARGAAGIALEQDPEKPQTPLIRVGERGEGKWKAVSWDEALHYVANKLQGIMAEHGPRSVLWSDRGGPFPDLHQAFMRGIGSPNYCNHDASCARNVQHGAQSVIGVGRKMVAYDLRNAKHIILQTRNIMEAINVAEVNATLDGIAGGAKLTVIDIRGTVSASKADNFFLIRPGTDYAFNLGVIHALIYDDLYNKEYVEQFVEGFDRLKEFVKPYTPEWAAAETGATAEGIRDLARQLSAAAPSVIWHPGWMVARYNDSFQVCRTAYIINALLGAFGAKGGLPFVNTAKEVGRKGLKKLVDLFPKPEEKRADGVGWKYPQFDAGPGLVNLAYDAIVTGEPYPIRAYLCFRHDPLMAMPDPEAVKKKWEKLDLLVSVTFSWSDTAWHSDVVLPLSTYLARESIIAGKSGLKPQFFVRKRAQEPTFDSKAEWEILCGLAKRLGVDGLAFDSIEDIWNYQLQDTGVTIEDFDAKGFVELADKPLYRPMSEVKLPTPSGKIEMVSGKWAKAGHETLPSYVSPASPPEGMFRIAFGRVGVHTQGHTVNNPLLAEQMPENTAWIHPSRAEKLGIADGDMVEIFSGKGQTGKLKAFVTECVHPEALFMVHGFGHKLPPESRAIGKGASDNELMPGGLESWDKGGGCLSMQEHFVGVRKI; encoded by the coding sequence ATGACGGCAACCAAATCAGTGTTCAGTGTCTGCGGCATGTGCACCGTGCGCTGCCCCATCCAGGTGGACGTGCGGGACGGAAAGGCCGCGCGCATCCAGGGTAACGAATTTTCCCCCCTCAAAGGCGGACTGTGCGCCCGCGGCGCTGCGGGCATCGCCCTGGAGCAGGATCCGGAAAAACCCCAGACGCCGCTGATCCGCGTGGGCGAACGCGGCGAAGGCAAGTGGAAGGCCGTGTCCTGGGACGAAGCCCTGCACTACGTGGCCAACAAGCTCCAAGGCATCATGGCCGAACACGGCCCGCGTTCCGTGCTCTGGTCCGACCGCGGCGGCCCCTTCCCCGACCTGCATCAGGCGTTCATGCGCGGCATCGGATCGCCCAACTACTGCAACCACGACGCGTCCTGCGCCCGCAACGTGCAGCATGGCGCCCAGTCCGTCATCGGCGTGGGCCGCAAGATGGTCGCCTATGACCTGCGCAACGCCAAGCACATCATCCTCCAGACCCGCAACATCATGGAGGCCATCAACGTCGCCGAGGTCAATGCGACTCTGGACGGCATCGCCGGCGGGGCCAAGCTGACCGTCATCGACATCCGCGGCACGGTCAGCGCGAGCAAGGCCGACAACTTCTTCCTGATCCGCCCCGGCACGGACTACGCCTTCAACCTGGGCGTCATCCACGCCCTGATCTACGATGACCTCTACAACAAGGAATACGTCGAGCAGTTCGTGGAAGGCTTCGACCGCCTCAAGGAATTCGTCAAACCCTACACGCCCGAGTGGGCCGCCGCCGAGACCGGCGCCACGGCCGAGGGCATCCGCGATCTGGCCCGCCAGCTGTCCGCCGCTGCGCCCAGCGTCATCTGGCATCCGGGCTGGATGGTCGCCCGCTACAACGACTCCTTCCAGGTCTGCCGCACGGCCTACATCATCAACGCCCTGCTGGGGGCCTTCGGCGCCAAGGGCGGCCTGCCCTTCGTCAACACGGCCAAGGAAGTGGGCCGCAAAGGCCTCAAGAAGCTTGTGGACCTCTTCCCCAAACCCGAAGAGAAGCGCGCCGACGGCGTGGGCTGGAAGTACCCGCAGTTCGACGCCGGCCCGGGCCTCGTCAACCTGGCCTACGACGCCATCGTCACGGGCGAGCCGTACCCCATCCGAGCCTACCTGTGTTTCCGCCACGACCCCCTCATGGCCATGCCGGACCCCGAGGCCGTGAAGAAGAAATGGGAAAAGCTCGACCTGCTGGTCAGCGTCACCTTCTCCTGGTCCGACACGGCCTGGCACTCCGACGTGGTTCTGCCCCTGTCCACCTACCTGGCGCGGGAAAGCATCATCGCCGGAAAGTCGGGTCTCAAGCCCCAGTTCTTCGTGCGCAAGCGGGCCCAGGAACCCACCTTCGACTCCAAGGCCGAGTGGGAAATCCTCTGCGGTCTGGCCAAACGCCTGGGCGTCGACGGCCTGGCTTTCGACAGCATCGAGGACATCTGGAACTACCAGCTCCAGGACACGGGCGTGACCATCGAGGACTTCGACGCCAAAGGCTTCGTGGAACTGGCCGACAAGCCCCTCTACCGCCCCATGTCCGAGGTCAAGCTGCCGACGCCTTCGGGCAAGATCGAGATGGTCAGCGGCAAGTGGGCCAAGGCCGGACACGAGACCCTTCCCTCGTACGTCTCGCCGGCAAGCCCGCCAGAAGGCATGTTCCGCATCGCCTTCGGCCGAGTCGGCGTCCACACCCAGGGGCACACCGTGAACAACCCGCTACTGGCCGAGCAGATGCCTGAAAACACGGCCTGGATTCACCCCAGCCGCGCCGAAAAGCTGGGCATCGCCGATGGCGACATGGTCGAGATTTTCTCGGGCAAAGGGCAGACCGGCAAGCTCAAGGCTTTCGTGACCGAATGCGTCCACCCCGAAGCCCTGTTCATGGTGCACGGGTTCGGCCACAAGCTGCCGCCCGAATCCAGGGCCATCGGCAAGGGCGCATCCGA